The Metamycoplasma gateae genome window below encodes:
- the dcm gene encoding DNA cytosine methyltransferase yields MKRYRIASFFAGVGGIDLGFKKLGDVIYANEYNKNAVITYENNFDLTVDNRDIRCINEEEIPSFDIMIAGFPCQAFSIAGYRQGFNDEKGRGNLFFDLERIFKAKQPEIIFLENVKNLVSHDDGKTFKIILQSLESQKYYVKYKVLNTMEYGNTPQNRERIYIIAFKDKKIWEKFESPKPIHLNNKITDLIDYEIVEDKYFYTKDNFKYFDILEEKMNNDKTVYQWRRQYVRENKSNVCPTLTANMGTGGHNVPLIITKKGIRKLTPKECFLFQGFPKEYKLPNIANSHLYKQAGNSVSVSVIKRIVDNIIKIL; encoded by the coding sequence ATGAAAAGATATAGGATTGCAAGTTTTTTTGCAGGAGTTGGTGGCATTGATTTAGGGTTTAAAAAACTAGGTGATGTTATTTATGCAAATGAGTATAATAAAAATGCCGTTATAACTTATGAGAATAATTTTGATTTAACAGTAGATAATAGAGATATAAGATGTATAAATGAAGAAGAAATTCCTTCATTTGATATTATGATTGCTGGCTTTCCTTGTCAAGCGTTTTCGATTGCTGGATATAGACAAGGTTTTAATGACGAAAAAGGTCGCGGTAATCTATTTTTTGATTTAGAAAGAATTTTTAAAGCAAAACAACCTGAAATAATTTTTTTAGAAAACGTTAAAAATTTAGTTAGTCATGATGACGGTAAAACCTTTAAAATCATTTTGCAATCACTAGAAAGTCAAAAATATTATGTAAAGTACAAAGTTTTAAACACCATGGAATACGGAAACACTCCTCAGAATCGTGAAAGAATTTATATTATTGCTTTTAAAGATAAAAAAATCTGAGAAAAATTTGAGTCTCCAAAACCCATACATTTAAATAATAAAATTACTGATTTAATAGATTATGAAATTGTTGAAGATAAATATTTCTATACAAAAGATAATTTTAAATATTTTGATATTTTGGAAGAAAAAATGAATAATGATAAAACAGTTTATCAATGGAGAAGACAATACGTGAGAGAGAACAAATCGAATGTTTGTCCAACTCTAACAGCTAATATGGGCACAGGCGGGCATAATGTTCCTCTAATAATAACTAAAAAAGGCATTAGAAAATTAACTCCTAAAGAATGCTTTTTATTTCAAGGATTTCCTAAGGAATATAAATTACCCAACATTGCTAATTCACATTTATATAAACAAGCAGGTAATTCTGTATCTGTTTCTGTTATCAAAAGGATAGTTGATAATATTATAAAAATACTATAA
- a CDS encoding Bsp6I family restriction endonuclease, producing MHEAITENLACILNNYKLRSSCGGSEDAITIDNKKVQIKATSNYDDDLTSFGPKSTFDILEFLRSNLEEDEFYCYRIPIENLGIIRVNKYKTFNQKQSLGQRPRFSIIEKIIKNENQKCYAIIDMKTGDVEIF from the coding sequence TTGCATGAGGCTATAACCGAGAATTTAGCTTGCATATTGAATAATTATAAATTAAGATCTTCGTGCGGTGGGAGTGAAGACGCCATTACAATTGATAATAAAAAAGTACAAATAAAAGCAACCAGCAATTATGATGATGATTTAACTTCTTTTGGTCCTAAAAGCACATTTGATATATTAGAATTTTTAAGATCAAATTTGGAAGAAGATGAATTTTATTGCTATAGAATACCAATAGAAAATTTGGGCATAATTAGAGTAAATAAATATAAAACTTTTAATCAAAAACAATCATTAGGGCAAAGACCGCGTTTTTCTATTATTGAAAAAATAATAAAGAACGAAAATCAAAAATGTTACGCAATTATAGATATGAAGACAGGAGATGTTGAAATATTTTAA
- a CDS encoding alanine/ornithine racemase family PLP-dependent enzyme, with product MSFPKIVINETKFKNNVKKAIEICSKQNIDVLAVTKGFCGNRRMAELYHEAGIKKFGDSRLDNFEIYKDIPGHKQLLRIPMISEIPRMLELCDSSLNGDINVIEKISDYVLEKNLKPHEIVLMVDLGDRREGYLPEETLEIAKKIQDLKGVKLIGLGCNFGCYGARIPSDQSMAEFVKLQHQIEDELNIKLTHMSGGNSLSLHMVWEDRMPKEINVLRMGFAMIFGTEDMYRETIKGMYRDAFRCEAEVIEVDFKSSLPIGACGIDAFGHVPYFEDIGDIKRLILGIGKLDTMFDAMIPYDKDLKILGGSSDHLIINAQDSKIEYKPGDIIKFDLDWGSLLYLFNSSYVEKEFEK from the coding sequence ATGAGTTTTCCTAAGATTGTTATAAACGAAACAAAATTTAAAAATAATGTTAAAAAAGCAATTGAAATTTGTTCTAAACAAAATATTGATGTTTTAGCCGTAACAAAAGGTTTTTGTGGAAATAGAAGAATGGCTGAACTTTATCATGAAGCCGGAATAAAAAAATTTGGTGATTCAAGATTGGATAATTTTGAAATTTATAAAGATATTCCAGGACATAAACAGCTTTTAAGAATTCCAATGATTTCAGAAATTCCTAGAATGTTAGAATTGTGTGATTCATCGTTAAATGGTGATATAAATGTAATTGAAAAGATAAGTGATTATGTATTAGAAAAAAATTTAAAGCCACACGAAATTGTTTTAATGGTAGATTTAGGCGATAGAAGAGAAGGTTATTTACCTGAAGAAACTTTAGAGATAGCTAAAAAAATACAAGATCTTAAGGGTGTTAAATTAATTGGTTTAGGTTGCAACTTTGGTTGCTATGGTGCAAGAATTCCATCAGACCAATCAATGGCAGAATTTGTAAAATTACAACACCAAATCGAAGATGAATTAAATATAAAATTAACTCATATGTCTGGTGGTAACTCTTTGAGCTTACATATGGTTTGAGAAGATAGAATGCCAAAAGAAATAAATGTGCTAAGAATGGGATTTGCAATGATTTTTGGAACAGAAGATATGTACCGTGAAACTATAAAGGGGATGTATCGTGATGCTTTCCGTTGTGAGGCTGAAGTTATTGAAGTTGATTTTAAATCTTCATTACCAATAGGTGCTTGTGGAATAGATGCTTTTGGTCATGTTCCTTATTTTGAAGATATAGGAGATATAAAAAGATTAATACTAGGAATTGGTAAATTAGATACTATGTTTGATGCTATGATTCCATACGACAAGGATTTAAAAATCTTAGGTGGTTCATCTGATCATTTAATTATTAATGCACAAGATAGTAAGATTGAATATAAACCTGGTGATATTATAAAATTTGATTTAGACTGAGGAAGTTTATTGTATTTATTTAACTCTTCATATGTTGAAAAAGAATTTGAAAAATAA
- the tyrS gene encoding tyrosine--tRNA ligase yields the protein MPSNFIKELRQRKILNNLSNEDKFLNIPKDSGVYIGFDPTAKSLHLGNYLQIATLLRFKNEGYKVFAILGGITGMIGDPSFRNSERKFLDLKTIKENKNAIKKQLKKFGLTVIDNLEFYKDMSLINFLSEVGKLINVNYLLEKESIATRLNNGLTFTEFSYQLIQGWDFKNLYEKYNVRIQAGGSDQWGNITTGLEFIRKIHGESANAVALTINLLTDENGAKFGKSTGGGSLWIDKKMTSPYALYQFLLNQADSKVDEYLKTLTFLTLNQIEKIMAEHDEAKYKRLAQKTLAFEVVKNIHGLRYANQSKKISEILFSKSNKSLTLADLELIKNTIPTFGIKQETKFIDFIKEVNITSSNRETREFLSKKSFSIDNKVIEDENEIIKFENYNGKYAVLKKGKKDFYILENKIM from the coding sequence ATGCCATCAAATTTTATAAAAGAATTAAGACAAAGAAAAATTCTTAATAATTTATCAAATGAAGATAAATTTTTAAATATTCCAAAGGATTCAGGTGTTTATATCGGGTTTGATCCAACTGCCAAAAGTCTTCATTTAGGAAACTATTTGCAAATTGCAACTTTATTGCGTTTCAAAAATGAAGGTTATAAAGTTTTTGCAATTTTAGGTGGAATTACTGGAATGATTGGAGATCCAAGTTTTAGAAATAGTGAAAGAAAATTCTTAGATCTAAAAACAATTAAAGAAAATAAAAATGCTATTAAAAAACAATTAAAGAAATTTGGATTAACTGTTATTGATAATCTTGAATTCTATAAGGATATGAGTCTTATTAATTTTTTATCAGAAGTTGGAAAATTAATAAATGTAAATTATTTACTTGAAAAAGAAAGTATTGCAACGAGATTAAATAACGGACTTACTTTTACTGAATTTAGTTATCAATTAATTCAAGGTTGAGATTTTAAAAATTTATACGAAAAATACAACGTTAGAATTCAAGCTGGCGGTTCTGATCAATGAGGCAATATTACAACTGGATTAGAATTTATTAGAAAAATACATGGTGAAAGTGCTAATGCTGTTGCTTTAACAATTAATCTTTTAACTGATGAAAATGGAGCAAAATTTGGTAAATCAACAGGTGGTGGGTCTTTATGAATTGATAAAAAAATGACAAGCCCATATGCTTTATATCAATTCTTACTAAACCAGGCAGATTCAAAAGTGGATGAATATTTAAAAACATTAACTTTTTTAACATTAAATCAAATTGAAAAGATAATGGCTGAACACGACGAAGCAAAATACAAACGTTTAGCTCAAAAAACTTTAGCTTTTGAAGTAGTAAAAAATATTCATGGTTTAAGATATGCAAATCAATCTAAAAAAATTAGTGAAATATTGTTTTCAAAAAGTAACAAAAGCTTAACATTAGCTGATCTTGAATTAATCAAGAATACTATACCAACATTTGGTATCAAACAAGAAACAAAATTTATTGATTTTATAAAAGAAGTAAATATAACTTCTTCAAATCGAGAAACAAGAGAATTTTTGAGTAAGAAATCATTTTCAATAGATAATAAAGTGATTGAAGATGAAAATGAGATAATCAAGTTTGAAAATTACAATGGCAAATATGCTGTATTGAAAAAAGGCAAAAAAGATTTTTATATATTAGAAAATAAAATAATGTAA
- a CDS encoding DegV family protein: protein MKVKIIVDSSSGLTEAQANQLGWGFIPLQCQLDGKNYLIGKEIFIKDFAEMWNKNRKMDAATSASSPAINEQVVSQYLEEYDKILIYSISKHLSSQNSFLITQFQDNEKVFIVDSKKLSFLILKDLLTFEEEIKNGIPFEEAIKIFDENNKKLILIPQFNDALVKGGRLSKAAAVVAKLLKIVPLIAFDNGKLEKEGIGRVFTKSLEKTVSEMWSQNKDNIKNKYLFVAHAENQMIDKLIESFRSIINDEIEIYSIDLPVDISVHTGIGAVCVSIVDIDEKIKDKFLHYCKKW from the coding sequence ATGAAAGTTAAAATAATTGTAGATTCATCTTCAGGACTTACCGAAGCACAAGCAAATCAATTAGGTTGAGGTTTCATTCCGCTACAATGTCAACTTGATGGAAAAAATTACTTAATTGGAAAAGAAATTTTCATTAAGGATTTTGCTGAAATGTGAAATAAAAATAGAAAAATGGATGCAGCAACTTCAGCATCATCACCTGCTATAAACGAACAGGTTGTTTCACAATATTTAGAAGAATATGACAAAATTTTAATCTATTCAATCTCAAAACACTTATCTTCTCAAAATTCTTTTTTAATTACTCAATTTCAAGATAATGAAAAAGTTTTTATAGTTGATTCTAAAAAACTTTCCTTCTTAATTTTAAAAGATTTATTAACATTTGAAGAAGAAATTAAAAATGGAATACCTTTTGAGGAAGCAATTAAAATCTTTGATGAAAACAATAAAAAATTAATATTAATTCCTCAATTTAATGATGCATTAGTAAAAGGTGGAAGATTATCAAAAGCAGCTGCTGTTGTAGCTAAACTTTTAAAAATAGTTCCACTTATAGCTTTTGATAATGGTAAGTTAGAAAAAGAAGGAATTGGAAGAGTATTTACTAAATCTCTTGAAAAAACTGTTTCAGAAATGTGAAGCCAAAACAAAGATAATATTAAAAATAAATATTTATTCGTTGCACATGCTGAAAATCAAATGATCGATAAGCTTATTGAATCATTTAGATCAATTATTAATGATGAAATTGAAATCTATTCTATTGATTTGCCTGTCGATATATCTGTTCATACGGGAATTGGAGCGGTTTGTGTATCAATTGTGGATATCGATGAAAAAATAAAAGATAAGTTCTTACATTACTGTAAAAAATGATAA
- a CDS encoding putative immunoglobulin-blocking virulence protein — protein sequence MAIFKNKKRKIMSLIFSGTLIGSAVFGSVIFASNQKNKNGIEYKNQNGANPEIFHKGTPDVTNANISITDRRLKEAETPPVVEQPKPTPKPTPAPTPTPPKPTPVPPKPKPTPPNPNKPKSTERVIIEINGVQVVAEVTPAPSRPLDKRDIDAGITNLNPYLNHIVGDIKNIEVTEELKNATAKDLVNKEGIGLKNYFSNFTNDILSDPSPQFDPEAHIRNNFAVWQKILDKFKRLLDSPKVINFLTPEAAAEYRKPKQFSSQNVKYAWLIKNLDYTKFNKLSRGAEAQLKQGFTATADNAYINENGELDSYTYEPAPGYNKVTSRMERDNKERRAFSIEDHWARNPDDIKNGNYRGWTKTDVTDDPKFKKYNVSHADGISIAELKRDKPIDGKLNSGYVVEIDAANQSGYAKTKKLIEELKNNGVEITSYRIKNMGKKDVNQKFREILKVLPDQLPQLELFFDHRATNTSSLIELESKHIKELALYTLGNSLLDDWTLNPLALRKVEWVNTMDYNVSRENKPGADIATRITFNTLAFEESDILKNEPDIFKRINEGLRMAYYVRNNEGIFQGGFGPGLNPDTNEGGNSYPTRLDFSRAPSIKSLKGMKFYDYIKASNASRKLKNLKLFNNNDYFEISGDELDKSQLSTVMAINEPPMAQPKTKIEFSNGQLTQAIRISGTSRLSNLALTNLSVLLRLTKISAPIQVYEGSNELKSQLESNGYKVEFASDNSFN from the coding sequence ATGGCTATATTTAAAAATAAAAAACGTAAAATAATGTCTTTGATTTTTAGTGGAACATTAATTGGATCAGCTGTTTTTGGTTCAGTTATTTTTGCGTCAAATCAAAAAAATAAAAACGGTATTGAATATAAAAATCAAAATGGAGCAAATCCTGAAATTTTCCACAAAGGCACGCCAGACGTAACAAATGCAAATATTTCAATAACGGATCGTAGACTAAAAGAAGCTGAAACTCCCCCGGTGGTTGAACAACCAAAACCTACACCAAAGCCAACACCAGCCCCAACGCCCACACCTCCTAAACCAACTCCTGTACCACCAAAACCAAAACCTACACCCCCCAATCCTAATAAACCTAAATCTACAGAAAGAGTTATTATAGAAATTAATGGGGTACAAGTAGTTGCTGAAGTAACTCCGGCCCCTTCTAGACCGTTAGACAAAAGAGATATAGATGCAGGTATTACAAACCTAAATCCTTATTTAAATCATATTGTTGGAGATATTAAAAACATAGAAGTTACTGAAGAGTTAAAAAACGCTACTGCTAAAGATTTAGTAAATAAAGAAGGAATTGGATTAAAAAATTACTTCTCTAATTTTACTAATGATATTTTATCTGATCCTTCACCACAATTTGATCCTGAAGCCCATATAAGAAATAATTTTGCAGTATGACAAAAAATACTAGATAAATTTAAACGTTTATTAGATAGTCCAAAAGTTATTAACTTTTTAACTCCTGAAGCCGCTGCTGAATATAGAAAACCAAAACAGTTTTCAAGTCAAAATGTAAAATATGCCTGATTAATCAAAAATTTAGATTATACTAAATTTAATAAATTGTCAAGGGGAGCAGAAGCTCAGTTAAAACAAGGTTTTACAGCAACTGCTGATAATGCATATATAAACGAAAATGGAGAATTAGATTCATATACATACGAACCTGCTCCTGGTTATAATAAAGTAACTTCAAGAATGGAAAGAGATAATAAAGAACGTCGTGCTTTCAGTATTGAAGACCACTGAGCTAGAAACCCTGATGATATTAAAAATGGAAATTACAGAGGATGAACAAAAACCGATGTTACAGATGATCCTAAGTTTAAAAAATATAACGTTAGTCATGCTGATGGAATTTCAATTGCTGAATTAAAAAGAGATAAACCTATTGATGGAAAACTAAATAGTGGATATGTGGTTGAAATTGATGCAGCAAATCAAAGTGGTTATGCTAAGACTAAAAAATTAATTGAAGAGTTAAAAAATAATGGCGTTGAAATTACATCATACCGTATTAAAAATATGGGTAAAAAAGATGTTAACCAAAAATTCAGAGAAATATTAAAAGTTCTACCTGATCAATTACCTCAATTAGAATTATTCTTTGACCATAGAGCAACAAATACATCTTCATTAATTGAATTAGAATCAAAACATATTAAGGAATTGGCGTTATACACTTTAGGAAACTCGTTATTAGATGATTGAACCTTAAATCCTTTAGCTTTAAGAAAAGTAGAATGAGTTAATACAATGGATTATAACGTTAGCCGTGAAAATAAACCTGGAGCAGATATTGCTACAAGAATAACTTTCAATACTCTTGCTTTTGAAGAAAGTGATATATTGAAAAATGAACCAGATATCTTCAAAAGAATAAATGAAGGTTTAAGAATGGCATATTATGTTAGAAATAATGAAGGTATTTTCCAAGGTGGATTTGGTCCCGGATTAAATCCTGACACCAATGAAGGTGGCAATAGCTATCCAACAAGATTGGATTTTTCACGTGCACCATCAATAAAATCATTAAAAGGCATGAAGTTTTATGACTATATTAAAGCAAGCAATGCAAGCCGTAAATTAAAAAATCTAAAATTATTTAACAATAATGATTATTTTGAAATATCTGGAGATGAATTAGATAAATCTCAACTTAGTACAGTTATGGCAATTAATGAGCCACCAATGGCACAACCTAAAACTAAAATAGAATTTAGTAACGGACAACTAACACAAGCTATTAGAATTTCCGGAACAAGCAGATTAAGCAACTTAGCATTAACAAACTTAAGCGTTCTATTAAGATTAACAAAAATTTCAGCACCAATTCAAGTATATGAAGGTTCAAATGAACTTAAATCTCAACTTGAATCAAATGGTTATAAAGTAGAATTTGCAAGCGACAATTCTTTTAACTAA
- the mip gene encoding Ig-specific serine endopeptidase MIP has product MNKKKNKIILTSFIISSIAFLPVVGLISCENEVSKEKRLVKENIDNLEKVLNSIREENKTSYNSKSFVEAFSLIKETKQLIDNFQGDLVELRKIKNVIKKLTADLNAELENYRKINEANDNKPSTDPNLEYPNEQFESDFRNLTSSKNIEDNFILSFTNFYPQREKSNIYPSELQNQTSSLGVKSKNEDYNKKIEFIVNNIILENDANTTGKAKINLVFRNKANNSQKNFIFELTGLNKNFTNTDSQGNRPNNRVSDEKIEETDFDKYEALDQFGRFKHDNDKYVSSLKRHLSSNGYDTLAKFRPNLNINNSDKQAFDARAESLKLDTFDNSAFKGFTLPSYKSDGSFDGLEIYENETGKQASLIDSLGKKDIYKTIGLARTIVNEHYLKIAKQTFSLSLSNYKTWETEINENKKLIEFWRNEANEDEFVKKINEKVEKLKEDRKAVEDDWNEKIKNNNDVHLKEAYEKNKEKDLKTYDDAISYYKNHTRAAEIINLENQIREWEIKRNEKRETLTEAGTIWILDYQPTTNGKYPSKWYFGTNAHVAKALTENLSAFSITKINNDLQVGAKLRISDMDDNITRFSSQNKNAIKTVFSATDYLKTSPKQFLSKKQQETFKDIEEFADFAVIEIDFDEMSKNFFAISNDEMVDNKLRTKPNFNLAKEITNDYANNQDVHIKFKQNSYLKNYSEINFPLRGKVGENIDNLYALGWPGSRTDFFLKQYIDDDQRERAKFGNSFSLWTNSEYEYYDAKITSGENGPSSFPENILNRGSFLSYQIGYRSFADKPGVLDSFISSPTIGGKLYEQDGKKYVNMSLSYIPRRWAPTGGSSGSSIRNQNNELVAVHHVTNTFARIGISIAFRSEGFDYRGLFGSYNLPQYDLIYGGGKQQKNSYREALKKLYPNLQSTNLFKNGLDDNNIPIEFKFINGGTR; this is encoded by the coding sequence ATGAATAAAAAGAAAAACAAAATAATTCTTACGTCTTTTATTATATCTAGTATCGCATTTTTACCAGTGGTTGGTTTAATTTCTTGTGAAAACGAAGTTTCGAAAGAAAAAAGATTAGTAAAGGAAAATATTGATAACCTTGAAAAAGTATTAAACAGCATCCGTGAAGAAAACAAAACTTCTTATAATAGCAAGTCATTTGTAGAAGCATTTAGTTTAATAAAAGAAACTAAACAACTAATAGACAATTTTCAAGGTGATTTAGTCGAATTAAGAAAAATAAAAAATGTTATTAAAAAATTAACTGCCGATTTAAATGCTGAGTTAGAAAATTATAGAAAAATCAACGAAGCTAATGATAATAAACCTTCAACTGATCCAAACTTAGAATATCCTAATGAACAATTTGAAAGTGATTTTAGAAATCTAACTTCATCAAAAAATATCGAAGACAATTTTATTCTTTCATTCACAAACTTTTATCCGCAAAGAGAAAAAAGTAATATTTACCCAAGTGAATTGCAAAATCAAACTTCAAGTCTAGGCGTTAAATCTAAAAATGAAGACTACAACAAAAAAATTGAATTCATCGTTAATAATATTATTTTAGAAAATGATGCAAATACTACTGGAAAAGCAAAAATAAATTTAGTTTTTAGAAACAAAGCAAATAATAGCCAGAAAAACTTTATTTTTGAATTAACAGGTTTAAATAAAAACTTTACCAACACAGATAGTCAGGGTAATAGACCAAACAATAGAGTTTCGGATGAAAAAATTGAAGAAACAGATTTTGACAAATATGAAGCTTTAGATCAATTTGGCCGTTTTAAACATGATAATGATAAATATGTAAGCTCATTAAAAAGACATTTAAGTTCAAATGGTTATGATACACTAGCTAAATTTAGACCTAATTTAAATATAAACAATTCAGATAAACAAGCTTTTGATGCAAGGGCAGAATCATTAAAATTAGATACTTTTGATAATTCTGCATTCAAAGGTTTTACCCTTCCATCATACAAAAGCGATGGCTCATTTGATGGCTTAGAAATTTATGAAAATGAAACAGGTAAGCAAGCCAGCTTAATAGATTCATTAGGTAAAAAAGATATTTATAAAACAATTGGTCTTGCAAGAACTATTGTTAATGAACATTATTTAAAAATAGCTAAACAAACATTTTCATTATCTTTATCAAACTATAAAACATGAGAAACAGAAATTAATGAAAATAAAAAACTAATTGAGTTTTGAAGAAATGAAGCAAATGAAGATGAATTTGTTAAAAAGATTAATGAAAAAGTCGAAAAATTAAAAGAAGATAGAAAAGCTGTCGAAGATGACTGAAATGAAAAAATAAAAAATAATAATGATGTTCATCTTAAAGAAGCTTATGAAAAAAATAAAGAAAAAGATTTAAAAACTTATGATGATGCTATTTCTTATTACAAAAATCATACAAGAGCAGCTGAAATAATAAATTTAGAAAATCAAATCAGGGAATGAGAAATAAAACGTAATGAAAAAAGAGAAACATTGACGGAAGCTGGAACAATTTGAATTCTAGATTATCAACCTACAACAAATGGTAAGTATCCATCAAAATGATATTTTGGTACAAATGCACACGTTGCAAAAGCTCTAACTGAAAATTTATCAGCTTTTTCAATTACTAAAATAAACAATGATCTTCAAGTAGGTGCTAAATTAAGAATTTCAGATATGGACGATAATATCACAAGATTTAGTTCACAAAATAAAAATGCAATTAAAACTGTTTTTAGCGCAACTGATTATTTAAAAACGTCCCCAAAACAATTCTTATCAAAAAAACAACAAGAAACTTTTAAAGATATTGAAGAATTTGCAGATTTTGCAGTTATTGAAATTGACTTTGATGAGATGTCTAAAAACTTCTTCGCTATTTCAAATGATGAAATGGTTGATAATAAATTAAGAACAAAGCCAAACTTTAATTTAGCAAAAGAAATTACAAATGATTATGCAAATAATCAAGATGTACATATTAAATTTAAACAAAATTCTTACTTAAAAAATTATTCAGAAATCAATTTCCCATTAAGGGGTAAAGTTGGTGAGAATATTGATAATCTATATGCATTGGGCTGACCTGGTTCAAGAACTGATTTCTTCTTAAAACAATATATTGATGATGATCAAAGAGAAAGAGCAAAATTTGGTAATTCATTTAGTTTATGAACAAACAGTGAGTATGAATATTATGATGCAAAAATTACTAGTGGTGAAAATGGTCCTTCTTCATTTCCAGAAAATATATTAAACCGTGGTAGTTTCTTATCATATCAAATAGGTTATCGTTCATTTGCTGATAAGCCTGGAGTTTTAGATTCATTTATAAGTTCTCCTACAATTGGTGGAAAACTATATGAACAAGATGGTAAAAAATATGTAAATATGTCTTTAAGTTATATTCCTCGTCGTTGAGCTCCAACAGGAGGTTCTTCTGGCTCATCAATAAGAAATCAAAACAATGAATTAGTAGCGGTTCATCACGTTACAAATACTTTTGCTAGAATAGGGATTTCTATAGCATTTAGATCAGAAGGTTTTGATTATCGAGGATTATTCGGTTCATATAACCTGCCACAATATGACTTGATTTATGGTGGTGGAAAACAACAAAAAAATTCATATCGTGAAGCATTGAAAAAATTGTATCCAAACCTACAATCAACCAATTTATTTAAAAATGGGTTAGACGATAATAATATACCAATTGAATTTAAGTTTATAAACGGAGGTACAAGATAA